The genomic interval AAACTTCTCTCTCAGAAGTCCTCACTCTCTATTACCCATTTTGCGGAAGACTCAGAGACTCTTCAATCATTGAGTGCAACGACGAGGGTGTTCTTTTCATCCACTCTAAACTCCCCATTGAGCTCTCAAACATTCTCAAAAACCCTCAACTTCACACCCTCTGTGAACTTCTCCCATGTCCTCCTTACAACCTTCAACCACAACAAAGGGACACGTCGGGGATCATGGCAGTTCAGTTGAGCCAATTCAAGTGTGGGGGCATAGCCCTTGGCGTGTGCTTCTCACACAAGATCGCTGATGCTTCCACTGCAGCATCGTTTCTCAACGCTTGGGCTGCAACGTCACGTGGACACGGCAATGGCAACCTCGTTCCACCTTTAATGGAAGAGGCTAGTCTGCTTTTCCCACCGAGGAACATATCTGTTGACATGACAAGTGGCATGGTTGGCCAAGAAAAAACTGTGACGAAGAGATTCATATTTAGTGGCAGCAGTATTTCTAGATTGAGACAAACCATAGGGTGCCCCAGTTTCAACCCCTCACGCGTTGAAGCCGTGACGACGCTGCTATGGAAATCATCACTGGAAGCAGCAAAAGAAAGTATAGATTGTGGGGAAGAAAAAATTGTTGCTTCTGGGGTATCCCACACTGTGAACATTCGCAGCAGAATGGTTCCATCTTTGTCGAAGCATTCAATTGGAAACATTTGGCAATACGCGGTGTCTTCGTTGGTGGAAGTGGAGGGGGAAGTGGGGTTGCGTGATTTGGCAGAGAGAATGAGGGAAACGATAGGAAAAGTTGATGGAGATTATATAAAGAAACTTCAGAGTGATGAGTTTGTTGAAGTAGTTGAGGCTATAGAAGGAGCAAGGAGACTGGCTGAACAAAAGGGTATTCGAGGTTATGGGTTTACCAGTTGGGTAGGGTTTGAGTTTTATGAAGTTGATTTTGGATGGGGAAAGCCTATTTATGCTAGCACCATTCCTGTGCCCATAAAAAATTTGGGAACTTTGATGAGCACAAAGGATGGAGATGGCATAGAGGCATGGCTTACCTTGACCACACGTGACATGGCTCGGCTTGAGCACAATGCAGAACTTCTGAACTTTGCGTCGTTTGATtcttaatcttaaaaataaNNNNNNNNNNNNNNNNNNNNNNNNNNNNNNNNNNNNNNNNNNNNNNNNNNNNNNNNNNNNNNNNNNNNNNNNNNNNNNNNNNNNNNNNNNNNNNNNNNNNNNNNNNNNNNNNNNNNNNNNNNNNNNNNNNNNNNNNNNNNNNNNNNNNNNNNNNNNNNNNNNNNNNNNNNNNNNNNNNNNNNNNNNNNNNNNNNNNNNNNNNNNNNNNNNNNNNNNNNNNNNNNNNNNNNNNNNNNNNNNNNNNNNNNNNNNNNNNNNNNNNNNNNNNNNNNNNNNNNNNNNNNNNNNNNNNNNNNNNNNNNNNNNNNNNNNNNNNNNNNNNNNNNNNNNNNNNNNNNNNNNNNNNNNNNNNNNNNNNNNNNNNNNNNNNNNNNNNNNNNNNNNNNNNNNNNNNNNNNNNNNNNNNNNNNNNNNNNNNNNNNNNNNNNNNNNNNNNNNNNNNNNNNNNNNNNNNNNNNNNNNNNNNNNNNNNNNNNNNNNNNNNNNNNNNNNNNNNNNNNNNNNNNNNNNNNNNNNNNNNNNNNNNNNNNNNNNNNNNNNNNNNNNNNNNNNNNNNNNNNNNNNNNNNNNNNNNNNNNNNNNNNNNNNNNNNNNNNNNNNNNNNNNNNNNNNNNNNNNNNNNNNNNNNNNNNNNNNNNNNNNNNNNNNNNNNNNNNNNNNNNNNNNNNNNNNNNNNNNNNNNNNNNNNNNNNNNNNNNNNNNNNNNNNNNNNNNNNNNNNNNNNNNNNNNNNNNNNNNNNNNNNNNNNNNNNNNNNNNNNNNNNNNNNNNNNNNNNNNNNNNNNNNNNNNNNNNNNNNNNNNNNNNNNNNNNNNNNNNNNNNNNNNNNNNNNNNNNNNNNNNNNNNNNNNNNNNNNNNNNNNNNNNNNNNNNNNNNNNNNNNNNNNNNNNNNNNNNNNNNNNNNNNNNNNNNNNNNNNNNNNNNNNNNNNNNNNNNNNNNNNNNNNNNNNNNNNNNNNNNNNNNNNNNNNNNNNNNNNNNNNNNNNNNNNNNNNNNNNNNNNNNNNNNNNNNNNNNNNNNNNNNNNNNNNNNNNNNNNNNNNNNNNNNNNNNNNNNNNNNNNNNNNNNNNNNNNNNNNNNNNNNNNNNNNNNNNNNNNNNNNNNNNNNNNNNNNNNNNNNNNNNNNNNNNNNNNNNNNNNNNNNNNNNNNNNNNNNNNNNNNNNNNNNNNNNNNNNNNNNNNNNNNNNNNNNNNNNNNNNNNNNNNNNNNNNNNNNNNNNNNNNNNNNNNNNNNNNNNNNNNNNNNNNNNNNNNNNNNNNNNNNNNNNNNNNNNNNNNNNNNNNNNNNNNNNNNNNNNNNNNNNNNNNNNNNNNNNNNNNNNNNNNNNNNNNNNNNNNNNNNNNNNNNNNNNNNNNNNNNNNNNNNNNNNNNNNNNNNNNNNNNNNNNNNNNNNNNNNNNNNNNNNNNNNNNNNNNNNNNNNNNNNNNNNNNNNNNNNNNNNNNNNNNNNNNNNNNNNNNNNNNNNNNNNNNNNNNNNNNNNNNNNNNNNNNNNNNNNNNNNNNNNNNNNNNNNNNNNNNNNNNNNNNNNNNNNNNNNNNNNNNNNNNNNNNNNNNNNNNNNNNNNNNNNNNNNNNNNNNNNNNNNNNNNNNNNNNNNNNNNNNNNNNNNNNNNNNNNNNNNNNNNNNNNNNNNNNNNNNNNNNNNNNNNNNNNNNNNNNNNNNNNNNNNNNNNNNNNNNNNNNNNNNNNNNNNNNNNNNNNNNNNNNNNNNNNNNNNNNNNNNNNNNNNNNNNNNNNNNNNNNNNNNNNNNNNNNNNNNNNNNNNNNNNNNNNNNNNNNNNNNNNNNNNNNNNNNNNNNNNNNNNNNNNNNNNNNNNNNNNNNNNNNNNNNNNNNNNNNNNNNNNNNNNNNNNNNNNNNNNNNNNNNNNNNNNNNNNNNNNNNNNNNNNNNNNNNNNNNNNNNNNNNNNNNNNNNNNNNNNNNNNNNNNNNNNNNNNNNNNNNNNNNNNNNNNNNNNNNNNNNNNNNNNNNNNNNNNNNNNNNNNNNNNNNNNNNNNNNNNNNNNNNNNNNNNNNNNNNNNNNNNNNNNNNNNNNNNNNNNNNNNNNNNNNNNNNNNNNNNNNNNNNNNNNNNNNNNNNNNNNNNNNNNNNNNNNNNNNNNNNNNNNNNNNNNNNNNNNNNNNNNNNNNNNNNNNNNNNNNNNNNNNNNNNNNNNNNNNNNNNNNNNNNNNNNNNNNNNNNNNNNNNNNNNNNNNNNNNNNNNNNNNNNNNNNNNNNNNNNNNNNNNNNNNNNNNNNNNNNNNNNNNNNNNNNNNNNNNNNNNNNNNNNNNNNNNNNNNNNNNNNNNNNNNNNNNNNNNNNNNNNNNNNNNNNNNNNNNNNNNNNNNNNNNNNNNNNNNNNNNNNNNNNNNNNNNNNNNNNNNNNNNNNNNNNNNNNNNNNNNNNNNNNNNNNNNNNNNNNNNNNNNNNNNNNNNNNNNNNNNNNNNNNNNNNNNNNNNNNNNNNNNNNNNNNNNNNNNNNNNNNNNNNNNNNNNNNNNNNNNNNNNNNNNNNNNNNNNNNNNNNNNNNNNNNNNNNNNNNNNNNNNNNNNNNNNNNNNNNNNNNNNNNNNNNNNNNNNNNNNNNNNNNNNNNNNNNNNNNNNNNNNNNNNNNNNNNNNNNNNNNNNNNNNNNNNNNNNNNNNNNNNNNNNNNNNNNNNNNNNNNNNNNNNNNNNNNNNTATAAAgggttaattatgttttttgtcTCTAGAACTAAAAGGAAATAGAAGAGTAATGGGGTACAAGTGAAAATTCAATAAAAGCACACCCAAAACTTCTAatttcaatcctcttcttgacttcaccattcatttttttttcttttcttgccttgtctctttttcttcttcttttttttagaaCACAAACTGgaagagacaagatacataacatatttacaaaacaaatgaGAAGAGGAACTAAGAAAACCAATCAGCCAATTCATAAGAATCCAATgaagaccacacttgttcccaaaacaattccgcagctccaaaattccctaaggttaaggtaatcatggttttttaCTTAAGGCTaatgtatgagcttcaaa from Vigna radiata var. radiata cultivar VC1973A chromosome 9, Vradiata_ver6, whole genome shotgun sequence carries:
- the LOC106773392 gene encoding salutaridinol 7-O-acetyltransferase-like; translation: MGEEYGIISKETIKPSFPTPIHLQHFKLSFLDQLAPSFRVPILLFYSASDVTTFAATDISALSQKLKTSLSEVLTLYYPFCGRLRDSSIIECNDEGVLFIHSKLPIELSNILKNPQLHTLCELLPCPPYNLQPQQRDTSGIMAVQLSQFKCGGIALGVCFSHKIADASTAASFLNAWAATSRGHGNGNLVPPLMEEASLLFPPRNISVDMTSGMVGQEKTVTKRFIFSGSSISRLRQTIGCPSFNPSRVEAVTTLLWKSSLEAAKESIDCGEEKIVASGVSHTVNIRSRMVPSLSKHSIGNIWQYAVSSLVEVEGEVGLRDLAERMRETIGKVDGDYIKKLQSDEFVEVVEAIEGARRLAEQKGIRGYGFTSWVGFEFYEVDFGWGKPIYASTIPVPIKNLGTLMSTKDGDGIEAWLTLTTRDMARLEHNAELLNFASFDS